The Streptomyces phaeolivaceus genome has a window encoding:
- a CDS encoding helix-turn-helix domain-containing protein, translated as MVSVQQWTGREASALRAALRMSMRAFAEHLGVALRTVAKWESLGTETQPRPDTQAILDTALARADSAAQARFEKLLFPERTTTRPADYETWTEDIERAIVCVSRQDFPFASTLLNRWLGTHDPHDLDDKGLYLYGRSLVLLGDLQRDQGAILGPLSAVHSYRTAHGMFTELGIPRRVAQIDLSLAVVQEMSGRLEASARQYELLSADERLSPRDRARARLWVGTALSKEGNNAHATHAMKAATHAFEELGEPEDWSVAHQKLALAHRGAGDLKEALHNIGIARTTGTVDSPMQRVRLDTAYGHILLSDAATRNDGLSVLDQAAQMARQYGLSHQLRSIEGIRKGQQR; from the coding sequence GTGGTCAGCGTGCAGCAGTGGACGGGCCGGGAGGCGAGCGCTCTGCGCGCTGCCCTTCGGATGAGCATGCGCGCCTTCGCCGAACACCTCGGCGTGGCCCTGCGCACGGTGGCCAAGTGGGAGAGCCTCGGTACCGAAACCCAACCCCGGCCCGATACCCAGGCCATCCTCGACACCGCGCTCGCCCGTGCCGACTCCGCCGCACAGGCCCGGTTCGAGAAGCTGCTCTTCCCGGAGCGGACCACCACGCGGCCGGCGGACTACGAAACCTGGACCGAGGACATCGAGCGCGCAATCGTCTGTGTCAGCCGCCAGGACTTCCCCTTCGCCTCGACCCTGCTGAACCGCTGGCTCGGCACCCACGACCCGCACGACCTGGACGACAAGGGCCTCTACCTGTATGGCCGCTCCCTCGTTCTCCTCGGTGACCTCCAGCGTGACCAGGGGGCGATCCTCGGCCCGCTGTCAGCCGTTCACTCGTACCGGACCGCCCACGGCATGTTCACCGAACTCGGCATCCCGCGCCGGGTCGCGCAGATCGACCTGTCCCTCGCGGTCGTGCAGGAGATGTCGGGTCGGCTCGAAGCTTCCGCCCGCCAGTACGAACTGCTCTCTGCGGACGAGCGCCTGAGTCCCCGCGACCGTGCCAGGGCCCGTCTCTGGGTGGGCACGGCGCTGAGCAAGGAGGGCAACAACGCACACGCCACCCATGCGATGAAGGCCGCCACCCACGCCTTCGAAGAACTGGGCGAGCCGGAGGACTGGTCGGTCGCCCACCAGAAGCTGGCCCTTGCCCACCGGGGTGCCGGCGACCTGAAGGAGGCCCTGCACAACATCGGCATCGCGCGCACCACCGGCACGGTCGACTCCCCGATGCAGCGGGTGAGGCTGGACACCGCCTACGGGCACATTCTTCTGTCGGATGCGGCGACCCGGAATGATGGGCTGTCCGTCCTCGATCAGGCGGCACAGATGGCTCGGCAGTACGGCCTCAGTCACCAGCTGCGCAGCATCGAGGGCATCCGAAAGGGCCAGCAGCGATGA
- a CDS encoding YdcF family protein, with product MRQGVPVPEHQQRQITDEQFHDATLIWDYHQMGHQVRPCSAAIGLGSHDLGVATTAADLYRADLFPVVVFSGGNSPTTRARFPRGEAVHYREHALSLGVPDEAILVEPKAANTGHNITLSRELLAEAGVEVESLLLISKPYMERRSYATCRKLWPEAEVVCASEPLELDDYIKSIGDERLVVDMLVGDLQRVIEYPRLGFAVEQDVPGDVHDAYERLLGAGFDSRLIGS from the coding sequence ATGAGGCAGGGAGTGCCAGTGCCGGAGCACCAGCAGCGCCAGATCACCGACGAGCAGTTCCACGACGCGACGCTGATCTGGGACTACCACCAGATGGGACACCAGGTGCGCCCCTGCTCGGCGGCGATCGGCCTGGGCAGCCACGACCTCGGGGTCGCCACGACGGCGGCCGACCTCTACCGTGCCGACCTCTTCCCCGTCGTGGTGTTCAGCGGCGGCAACAGCCCCACCACCCGCGCCCGCTTCCCGCGCGGCGAGGCCGTCCACTACCGCGAGCACGCCCTGAGCCTGGGCGTCCCGGACGAGGCGATCCTCGTCGAGCCGAAGGCGGCCAACACAGGCCACAACATCACCCTCTCCCGGGAACTGCTGGCCGAGGCCGGTGTGGAGGTGGAGTCGCTGCTGCTGATCTCCAAGCCGTACATGGAGCGCCGCTCGTACGCAACGTGCCGCAAGCTGTGGCCCGAGGCGGAGGTCGTGTGCGCCTCCGAGCCGCTGGAACTGGACGACTACATCAAATCCATCGGCGACGAGCGACTCGTCGTCGACATGCTCGTCGGCGACCTGCAGCGCGTGATCGAGTACCCGAGACTCGGCTTCGCCGTCGAGCAGGACGTACCGGGGGATGTACATGACGCCTACGAGCGCCTCCTGGGCGCCGGCTTCGACAGCCGCCTCATCGGCAGCTGA
- a CDS encoding WbqC family protein, which translates to MCAIHQPNFFPRLSTLAKLYAADRWIVLDDVQFARRDYQHRARLAALDDPGRQQWLTLPTHLPHGRPTLINQALLAEPRRSRRTVSLLIRQFYGRSRHWPVVSEVLDVVLDRFEATDRVADIARTSTIALLTAIGWSGEVLDSSTIQTRQGRSERLVDLAATTSSTHYLCGTGGLRYLDLRPFVAHSIPVVPFHPPANSDERLWHSSRRASSLWALSAIGPTALAIHLASEREAHRSQDPLQGRQLVGSAEDQGIGADLTSHLY; encoded by the coding sequence GTGTGCGCGATCCATCAGCCGAACTTCTTCCCGCGCTTGTCAACGCTGGCCAAGCTGTATGCCGCCGACCGGTGGATCGTCCTCGACGACGTCCAGTTCGCACGGCGCGACTACCAGCACCGTGCCCGGCTGGCCGCGCTGGACGACCCCGGACGGCAGCAGTGGCTCACTCTCCCCACCCACCTGCCTCACGGGCGCCCGACCCTGATCAACCAGGCGCTCCTGGCCGAACCTCGCCGCTCCCGGCGTACAGTCAGCCTGCTCATCCGCCAGTTCTACGGCCGCAGCCGTCACTGGCCGGTAGTGAGCGAGGTGTTGGACGTGGTCCTCGACCGGTTCGAGGCCACGGACCGCGTCGCGGACATCGCGCGAACATCGACGATCGCCCTGCTGACCGCAATCGGCTGGAGTGGTGAAGTGCTGGACAGCAGCACCATCCAGACCCGCCAAGGTCGCTCCGAGCGTCTGGTAGACCTTGCAGCGACCACGAGCAGCACTCACTACCTGTGCGGTACCGGCGGCCTGCGCTACCTCGACCTTCGGCCGTTCGTGGCCCACAGCATCCCCGTTGTGCCATTCCACCCGCCCGCGAACTCCGACGAGCGCCTCTGGCATAGCTCTCGGCGGGCCAGCAGCCTCTGGGCGTTGAGCGCGATCGGACCGACGGCCCTGGCGATCCATCTTGCATCCGAACGAGAGGCGCACCGTTCCCAAGACCCCCTGCAAGGCAGGCAGCTGGTTGGCAGTGCAGAAGATCAGGGGATCGGTGCCGATCTGACTTCTCATCTGTATTGA
- a CDS encoding DUF6879 family protein encodes MDLITPAQRDKLFNSFESDAFHLELRDDYGSPIEDTPYARWQRGEPDDYTWLDSWMTLMKRVSGEGKTVRRVRVITEPHSQYVGWEHSLTHLNQEAGEDIRWLPRHRLPEGTDFPVGGNDWWLYDDCLLAVGHFDPDGRVLGSELIEDPDTVAECVRLRDLLWSAAIPHPEYKP; translated from the coding sequence ATGGACCTGATCACCCCGGCCCAGCGTGACAAACTGTTCAACAGCTTCGAAAGCGACGCCTTCCACCTGGAACTGAGGGACGACTACGGGTCTCCTATCGAGGACACGCCCTACGCGCGCTGGCAGCGGGGCGAGCCCGACGACTACACGTGGCTCGACTCCTGGATGACGCTGATGAAGCGCGTCTCCGGCGAGGGGAAGACCGTCAGGCGCGTCCGTGTGATCACCGAGCCCCACTCCCAGTACGTCGGCTGGGAGCACTCGTTGACGCACCTCAACCAGGAGGCCGGCGAGGACATCCGATGGCTCCCGCGGCACCGTCTGCCGGAAGGCACGGACTTCCCCGTCGGCGGCAACGACTGGTGGCTGTACGACGATTGTCTCCTCGCCGTGGGCCACTTCGACCCCGACGGCAGAGTACTCGGGTCGGAACTGATCGAGGACCCGGACACCGTGGCCGAGTGCGTACGCCTACGGGACCTGCTGTGGTCCGCCGCGATCCCGCACCCCGAGTACAAGCCCTGA
- a CDS encoding DUF317 domain-containing protein has protein sequence MVPALIEDADPRPDLVGWQAWAEPVLGARYLWCASFSASVPHGLVAVRASSLAWPVPVPRRTMPESAEGRLALVH, from the coding sequence GTGGTGCCGGCCCTCATCGAGGACGCCGACCCGCGTCCTGACCTGGTGGGCTGGCAGGCGTGGGCGGAGCCCGTTCTTGGCGCACGGTATCTGTGGTGCGCCAGCTTCAGCGCCAGCGTTCCCCACGGCCTGGTTGCCGTGCGCGCCTCCTCGCTCGCCTGGCCGGTTCCGGTGCCCCGCCGCACCATGCCCGAGAGCGCCGAGGGCCGTCTCGCCCTTGTCCACTGA
- a CDS encoding relaxase/mobilization nuclease domain-containing protein encodes MIPKIILGKGPQATRRTIGYLFGKGRANEHIDPHLVASWNDFAPDPGRSPHREPKEVEAQLAAQLDQPVKMLGDKAPKHTVWHCPVRAAPEDPILTDAQWADIARRIVAAAGIAPTGDTEACRWVAVRHADDHIHIAATLVRQDGRRPRRDHDIRAVQREARQIEVDYGLRRLKPGDGTAAKHPTSKEVFKAKRLGQDATSREILRLRVRRAMGAASTEAEFFALLEATGVTVRLKLGPSGDALGCTFALPGDTNDKGEPVFYAGSTLAGDLSLPKIRQRLATTGPEPVAVRPGNPWHQATDATERIPHHLALSDDAVAQGQLAALGGALDLLPLTAPAAARAELERAAVAFERATRSRVAADHASARVLRRSVQAIWKDPAPHGDGAGLAMLLDVALTAVVYAMHWHRTRQHAQQQAAAEQTLIHLQTAYAQVTGPVLAGLASRAPSTQTKRRYAHHLREAVPQHAERILADPAWDALATVLAEAEAAGHNPTALLDRALNQRRTLDDAHSPARALTWRIRRLGERHAPGPRAQAANTGHAAAHPTAPRPQEPQTRRR; translated from the coding sequence TTGATCCCGAAGATCATTCTCGGCAAGGGGCCACAGGCCACGCGCCGCACGATCGGCTACCTCTTCGGCAAGGGCCGGGCCAACGAGCACATCGACCCGCACCTGGTGGCCTCCTGGAACGACTTCGCCCCCGACCCCGGCCGCAGCCCGCACCGCGAACCCAAGGAGGTGGAGGCACAGCTCGCCGCACAGCTCGACCAGCCCGTGAAGATGCTGGGCGACAAGGCACCCAAGCACACGGTGTGGCACTGCCCTGTCCGTGCCGCGCCCGAGGACCCGATCCTCACCGACGCCCAGTGGGCGGACATCGCCCGCCGGATCGTGGCCGCCGCTGGCATCGCCCCCACCGGAGACACGGAAGCCTGCCGCTGGGTAGCCGTGCGCCACGCCGACGACCACATCCACATCGCCGCCACCCTCGTCCGCCAGGACGGTCGCCGCCCCCGGCGGGACCACGACATCCGCGCCGTGCAGAGGGAAGCCCGCCAGATCGAAGTCGACTACGGGCTCAGGCGGTTGAAGCCGGGCGACGGCACCGCAGCCAAGCACCCCACCAGCAAGGAAGTCTTCAAGGCCAAGCGCCTGGGCCAGGACGCCACCTCCCGCGAGATCCTGCGCCTGCGGGTCCGCCGCGCGATGGGCGCCGCCTCTACCGAGGCCGAGTTCTTCGCCCTGCTGGAGGCGACCGGGGTGACCGTGCGCCTCAAACTCGGCCCGTCCGGCGACGCGCTCGGCTGCACCTTCGCTCTCCCCGGTGACACCAACGACAAGGGCGAGCCCGTGTTCTATGCAGGGTCCACCCTCGCCGGCGACCTCTCCCTGCCCAAGATCCGCCAACGCCTCGCCACCACCGGCCCCGAACCGGTGGCCGTCCGGCCGGGCAACCCTTGGCACCAGGCCACCGACGCCACCGAACGCATCCCCCACCACCTGGCCCTCAGCGACGACGCGGTGGCCCAGGGCCAGCTGGCCGCGCTCGGCGGAGCACTCGACCTGCTCCCGCTCACCGCCCCCGCCGCAGCGCGGGCAGAACTCGAACGCGCCGCCGTCGCCTTCGAACGCGCCACCCGCTCCCGCGTCGCCGCCGACCACGCGAGCGCCCGTGTCCTGCGCCGCAGCGTCCAAGCGATCTGGAAGGACCCCGCACCGCATGGCGACGGTGCCGGGCTGGCGATGCTGCTGGACGTCGCGCTCACCGCCGTCGTCTACGCGATGCACTGGCACCGCACCCGCCAGCACGCCCAACAACAGGCGGCAGCCGAGCAGACCCTCATCCACCTGCAGACCGCGTACGCGCAGGTCACCGGACCGGTCCTGGCCGGCCTCGCCAGCCGGGCACCCAGCACGCAGACCAAACGCCGCTACGCCCACCACCTCCGAGAAGCGGTCCCCCAGCACGCCGAACGCATCCTGGCCGACCCGGCCTGGGATGCCCTGGCCACCGTGCTCGCCGAGGCGGAAGCCGCCGGACACAACCCGACCGCGCTCCTCGACCGGGCCCTCAACCAGCGCCGCACGCTCGACGACGCCCACAGCCCCGCACGCGCACTGACCTGGCGCATCCGCCGCCTCGGCGAACGCCACGCGCCCGGCCCCCGCGCCCAGGCAGCCAACACCGGCCACGCCGCAGCACACCCCACCGCTCCGCGCCCGCAGGAACCCCAGACACGGCGGCGCTGA
- the mobC gene encoding plasmid mobilization relaxosome protein MobC, whose amino-acid sequence MPQHSAPRRRLRDKQLRKRRVHPRYNDAEIALVKYAAALSRMNPGGYVAECALAAARADDPTAAVADYRALVKALMAANGQLGMVGNNLNQLTRHLNMDGALPHPDTVQRLLDRVEASIAELDTAVARITDGR is encoded by the coding sequence GTGCCGCAGCACTCCGCGCCGCGTCGCCGCCTGCGTGACAAGCAACTGCGCAAGCGCCGCGTCCATCCCCGCTACAACGATGCCGAGATCGCCCTCGTGAAGTACGCCGCCGCTCTCAGCCGCATGAACCCCGGCGGTTACGTGGCCGAATGCGCGCTCGCCGCTGCCCGCGCCGACGATCCCACCGCAGCCGTCGCCGACTACCGCGCTCTGGTGAAGGCGCTGATGGCCGCCAACGGGCAGCTCGGCATGGTCGGCAACAATCTCAACCAGCTCACCCGGCACCTCAACATGGACGGCGCCCTGCCCCACCCCGACACCGTCCAACGGCTCCTTGACCGCGTCGAGGCGTCCATCGCCGAGTTGGACACCGCCGTCGCCCGCATCACAGACGGGCGGTGA